Genomic DNA from Methylocystis sp. MJC1:
AGCCGAGTTTGGCGATGCGGCTGGAATCCATGAGCTTGCGCGGCGTGCCGTCCGGCTTGGACGAATCGAAAACGATACTCCCGGTGAAACCGACGGCGCAGGCGATCGTTTCGGCAAGATCGCGAATTGCGATCTCGCTTCCGGCGCCGCAGTTGATATGCTCATAATCATCGTAATGATCCATGCAAAAGACGACGCCCCTCGCCAGATCATCCACGTGCAGAAATTCGCGCATCGGCGAACCTGTACCCCAGACAACAACTTCGCGGCGGCAATCGCATTTCGCTTCGTGGAATTTCCGCATGAGCGCCGGCAACACGTGGCTGGTCGTCAGGTCGAAACTATCGTTTGGACCATATAAATTGCAGGGCATCACTGAGATATAACGTCGACCATATTGACGACGATAGGCCTGGCAGAGCTTGATGCCGGCGATCTTGGCGACCGCGTACCATTCATTGGTCGGCTCGAGCGGGCCGGAAAGCAGCGCCTCCTCTTTGATCGGCTGCGGCGCGAACTTCGGATATATGCACGAGGACCCCAAGAATACGAGTCGATCGACATTCGCGGCATGAGCTGAATGAATGATGTTCGTCT
This window encodes:
- the fcl gene encoding GDP-L-fucose synthase, coding for MGRQRIWVAGHKGMVGSAVTRCLEARGDEVMKVDRSVVDLRDQRSVELWLKQNRADAIIFAAAKVGGIYANDTFPADFIYDNLAIETNIIHSAHAANVDRLVFLGSSCIYPKFAPQPIKEEALLSGPLEPTNEWYAVAKIAGIKLCQAYRRQYGRRYISVMPCNLYGPNDSFDLTTSHVLPALMRKFHEAKCDCRREVVVWGTGSPMREFLHVDDLARGVVFCMDHYDDYEHINCGAGSEIAIRDLAETIACAVGFTGSIVFDSSKPDGTPRKLMDSSRIAKLGWRPEVALKEGIASTYQWYLEQLSQRDACGAVAA